From the Jilunia laotingensis genome, the window ATTAATATCTATCACGTTAATCATTAATACTTATCATGATGGCTATTAATGATCAATGAACGGGAAATACGAAGTATTTTCAGTAACCAGCAACATTAAGATTAAGAAAGGAGTAAAGTATGGCAAGAGCAAGAAAACAAGGACTGGATTATTTCCCTGTAGATACCAATCTTATGCAAAACCGCAGTGTGCGACGCATCATGAAGCAAGAGGGAGATGGTGCATTTACCGTCTTGCTCAGCACATTGTCATACATTTATAAGGAAGAAGGATATTATATACATGCCGACTCGCTTTTCTATATAGACTTATCAACAGACTTTTACGAAAAGAATGCAGAAGATGTGGCACGCATCATCCGTTTGGCTGTAAAATATGAACTATTCAATGCCTCTCTCTTTGAAGAATATTCCATTCTGACTTCGGCAGACATCCAAAGACAATACCTCACCAGTACCAAGCGACGCAAAACCTCCCGGATAGAAAATGATTACTGCCTGCTATCGGACGAAGAACTAATTCATTTACAAGCAAAAAGAGGTTACGCAATCAGCAAGAGAATAACCGGAAAGACGGATAAAGAAAACGAAGTTAAGGTTCAAAATGTAACAATTATCCCCCAAAATGTTACATCCGGTACACATAGCATAGCACAGAATAGCATAGCAAAGCATAGCGTAGCAAAGAACAGTAAAGAATTCCCCCTTTCAGTTCCCCCCAAGGGGAAGGTGGAAAGGAAGGAGGAAAGAATTTATAGAAAACGACTCATCGATATTCGTTATCATACCTATGAGAGCTTCTACCAACCGCCCCAGAAAGTTACCGGTATGCCCTACAATAGCAGTGGATAGATTAAAAACAGGGCGATACTTTAGAAAACTAGTGCAATCACAAAAGCTCTTCACAAAAATTACCCGCCAAAAGCCCGGCAAGCAAGGAGTAAAATCGTATATTTGCACCAACTAAAAACAAGAACAATATGGCAAAATACAAAAGAATCCTGTTAAAGCTCAGTGGTGAGAGCCTGATGGGAGAAAAGAAAAGCGGTATCGACGAAAAGAGGCTGGCTGAATATGCAGCCCAGATCAAAGAGATTCATGAACAAGGAGTGGAAATAGGAATTGTGATCGGTGGTGGCAATTTCTTCCGCGGACTAACCGGAGCCGGTAAAGGATTCGACCGGGTAAAAGGTGACCAGATGGGAATGTTGGCAACTGTCATGAACAGCCTTGCCCTCAGTTCGGCTCTCGTTGCAGCCGGTGAGAAAGCCCGTGTACTGACGGCTATCCGCATGGAACCTATCGGTGAATTCTACAGTAAGTGGAAAGCCATCGAATATATGGAAGCAGGCGAAATCGTGATTATGTCTGCCGGAACCGGTAATCCCTTCTTTACAACCGATACGGGTTCTTCCCTGCGCGGAATCGAAATCGAAGCAGATGTTATGTTGAAAGGCACCCGCGTTGACGGTATCTATACGGCCGATCCGGAAAAAGACCCCACGGCTACGAAGTTCAGTGATATCACATACGATGAAGTGCTGAAACGCGGTTTGAAAGTAATGGACTTGACCGCCACTTGCATGTGCAAGGAAAACAACCTACCGATCATCGTATTCGACATGGATACGGTAGGCAACCTTAAGAAGGTGATAATGGGCGAAGAGATAGGTACTTTGGTACACAATTAAAAAATAGTCTGGAAAACTCAGATTCGACTATCGGACGTTCACTCATCCGCCTTTTCAATGACACCGAAAGGGGTTGATTTCTTATATTCCACAGCACCCTCGGCAGCCATGCCGGGGATGTCTTCGTACCCTCCCCTATCATAAAGTACGGGAGCTTTCCGCTGGAAACGCTCCAAATAAGAGTGATTGATGAGATATTCCATTTCAAGCAATGTCTGCTTGCGTATGGCAGGTTTCAACTGGCATTCCCAAATGGTCATTACTTTCCAGCCCATTCGTTTCAAAGCTTGTCTGTCCCGTTCGTCACGTTGTTTGTTCCGCATGATTTTCTTCTGCCAGAAATCACGATTGGAGTGAGGAAGATGACTATCCACTTCGTGCCCATGCCAAAAACAACCATGTACAAATATCACAAGACCATATTTGCGCAATACAACATCGGGGGTTCCGGGCAGACCTTTCACATTCTTTCGATAACGATAACCACGGGAATACAAATACCGCCTGACAATCAGTTCCGGCTTCGTATCCTTGCTCTTGATTTTTGCCATAACGGCCGAACGCTTATTTTTATCCCAAATATCCATGGTTTACCATTTAGATGCACAAAAATAGCAAAATTACGATATTTAAACACCGACAGCCCTCTTATTATTTCCAAAAAGATAAGCATGTTATTGCAGAAAATCAAAAAATGCGTTACTTTTGTTTTTAATTCAAGTAAGCTATAGAAGAAACTATAAAAGCAAAAGAATATGATAGACGTAAAGACTTGTATCAACGATTCACAAGAGAAGATGGATATGGCCATCCTATATTTGGAAGAGGCTTTGGCACATATCCGCGCCGGTAAGGCAAGTACGAGACTGCTGGACGGAATCCGCGTAGATTCTTATGGAAGCATGGTACCTATTAGCAATGTAGCTGCTGTCACTACACCGGACGCACGCAGCATCACGATCAAGCCGTGGGACAAGAGTATGTTCCGTGTCATCGAAAAAGCAATTATCGACTCCGACCTGGGCATCATGCCCGAAAACAACGGTGAGATTATCCGTATCGGTATTCCTCCGTTGACCGAGGAACGCCGTAAACAGTTGGCAAAACAATGTAAAGCAGAAGGCGAAACAGCCAAAGTCAGTGTACGTAACGCCCGCCGTGACGGAATCGATGCACTGAAAAAAGCAGTGAAAGACGGACTTGCCGAGGATGAGCAGAAAAATGCAGAAGCGAAACTGCAAAAGATTCATGATAAGTATATCGGACAAATCGACACACTGTTGGCTGAAAAAGATAAAGAAATCATGACCGTTTAATAAATTAAGGATTGAAAGTTGAAAGAAGAGGATGAATACACAGATGTTTTTCAACTTCCAACTTTCAATCCTCCAATTTTCAAGTTTCAACTAAATGAAGGGATTAGTAATAAAGAATACCGGGAGTTGGTATCAGGTAAGAACTGATGACGGGCAACTTATCGAATGTAAGATAAAGGGGAACTTCCGGCTCAAAGGTATCCGGAGTACAAATCCTGTTGCGGTGGGCGACCGTGTCCAGATCATATTGAATCAGGAAGGTACGGCATTCATCAACGAGATTGAAGATAGAAAGAACTACATCATCCGCCGTTCGTCCAACCTCTCCAAGCAATCCCATATTCTTGCCGCCAACCTCGACCAGTGCATGTTGGTAGTGACCATCAACTATCCCGAAACGTCCACTATCTTTATCGACCGTTTTCTGGCATCTGCCGAAGCATATCGCGTGCCGGTAAAACTCATTTTCAACAAAGTAGATGCCTATGATTCCGATGAACTTCATTATCTGGACAGTCTCATCAATCTTTATACCAGTATAGGGTATCCCTGTTTAAAGATCTCCGCGAAGAAAGGGGAAGGTATCGACTTAGTCAAAAAAGAATTGGAAGGGAAAATAACGCTTTTTTCCGGGCACTCCGGTGTTGGAAAATCCACACTCATCAACGCTATTCTTCCGGAACAGGAAGTAAAAACCGCTGAAATATCGACTTACCATAACAAGGGAATGCACACCACCACCTTCTCCGAAATGTTTCCTGTAGAGGGAGGCGGATACATTATCGATACACCGGGAATCAAAGGTTTCGGGACTTTCGATATGGAAGAAGAAGAAGTGGGACATTACTTCCCGGAAATATTTAAGATCTCCGCTGATTGTAAATACAACAACTGTACCCATCGTCACGAACCGGGATGTGCCGTGCGCGATGCCGTGGAAAAACACTTTATCAGCGAATCACGCTACACATCTTACCTGAATATGCTGGAAGATAAAGAAGAAGGAAAATATCGCACAGCCTATTAACTCTTTTTTAGAAACGATGCATTAAACCTTCCCGTATATTTGTTGTCCAAAGGTCAGCGTTATACACTATACTTAACAGGTACACATCCGTTTGTACCTACTAATATATATAAGATACATGGATAAGAGAATCAAATGGGGTATTATTATTCTCGTAGGTGCCGGATTGATCGGAGGAGGCATCTACTCACAAATGCCTAAACAAAATGAGGATTTGGCTGCTGCCGATAAAGTAAGCCAAAGCCAAAAAAAGGGAAAAAAAATATTGAACGTGAATGCACGTATCATCCGTCCGCAATTACTGACGGATGCGATCCAAATCAACGGTAGCTTGTTACCGGATGAGGAGGTAGACCTTTCATTCGAAACTTCCGGCAAAATCATCGAAATAAATTTTGAAGAAGGAACCACCGTCAAGAAGGGACAATTGCTGGCTAAAGTGAACGACCGCCAACTGCAAGCCCAACTGCAGCGCCTCGTTTCCCAGTTGAAGCTGGCAGAAGACCGGGTATTCCGTCAGGATGCCTTACTAAAACGGGATGCGGTCAGCAAGGAGGCACTGGAACAGGTCAGAACGGAACTCGCCACACTCAATGCCGACATAGAAATCGTAAAAGCCAACATAGCACTGACCGAACTCCGCGCACCTTTTGACGGAGTGATCGGCTTGCGTCAGGTCAGCGTGGGAGCATATGCATCTCCCAGTACCATCGTAGCAAAACTGACAAAGATATCTCCTTTGAAGGTGGAATTCTCCGTCCCCGAACGCTATGCGGGACAGGTGAAGAAAGGGGCAAACCTGACTTTCAAGCTGGAGGGAAAACTGGATGAATTCGATGCCAAAGTCTATGCCACTGAATCAAGGCTCAGCGATATGCACACCTTGACCATACGTGCCCTCTTCCCGAACGCCAACGGTGCGATTCTTCCGGGAAGATATGCTTCTATCCACCTCAAGAAAGATGAAATACAGGATGCCATCGCCATACCTTCGGAAGCCATCGTACCGGAAATGGGCAAAGACAAGGTATATCTTTATAAAAGCGGCAAGGCGGAACCGGTGGACATAGCCACGGGAATCCGTACCGAATCGGAAGTGCAGGTAGTAAGAGGATTGGAGGTAGGTGACACTATTATCACTTCGGGAACACTGCAATTACGCACGGGATTACCGGTAACACTCGATAATATAGACTAAAGCGGCTGCCCTATGAACATATCTGAACTAAGCATACGCCGACCGGTACTCTCAACGGTACTTACCATTATCATCCTGCTCTTCGGATTTATCGGATACAGTTACCTGGGTGTTCGCGAATATCCCTCGGTGGACAACCCGATCATTTCCGTGTCCTGTTCTTATCCCGGAGCAAATGCCGATGTGATCGAGAACCAGATCACCGAACCGTTGGAGCAGAACATCAACGGTATACCGGGCATCCGTTCCTTATCCAGTACCAGCCAGCAAGGGCAAAGCCGGATCACCGTGGAGTTTGAACTTTCGGTGGATCTGGAAACGGCTGCCAACGATGTCCGCGACAAAGTCTCGCGGGCGCAACGTTACCTGCCCCGCGACTGTGACCCACCCACCGTATCGAAAGCAGATGCCGATGCGATGCCTATCCTGATGGTGGGATTGCAAAGCGACAAACGCTCGTTGCTCGAATTGAGCGAAATAGCCGATCTTACCGTAAAGGAGCAGTTACAGACGATTTCCGATGTAAGTAGCGTTTCCATCTGGGGTGAAAAACGTTACTCCATGCGCCTTTGGCTCGATCCGATCAAGATGGCGGGCTACGGCATTACCCCTGTCGATGTAAAAAATGCGGTAGACAAGGAAAACGTGGAACTCCCGTCAGGTAGTATCGAGGGGAATACGGTCGAACTGACCATCCGGACATTGGGTTTGATGCACACAGCGGAAGAGTTCAACAACCTGATCATCAAAGAAGAGAACAACCAGATAGTACGTTTCAGCGACATCGGACGGGCGGAACTAGGGCCAGCGGACATCAAAAGCTACATGAAAATGAACGGAGTACCGATGGTGGGCGTTGTAGTAACCCCACAGCCGGGAGCCAACCATATCAAGATTGCCGATGCCGTGTACGAGCGTATGGAACGTATGCAGAAAGACCTTCCCGAAGACGTACACTATAATTACGGATTTGATAATACAAAATTTATCCGGGCGTCTATCGACGAAGTACGGCAGACGGTTTACGAAGCATTCCTGTTGGTAATCATTATCATCTTCCTGTTCCTTCGTGACTGGCGTGTGACACTGGTGCCTTGCATCGTAATCCCCGTTTCACTGATCGGTGCATTCTTTGTGATGTATGTGGCAGGATTCTCCATCAATGTGCTTTCCATGCTGGCGGTCGTATTGTCGGTGGGGCTAGTGGTGGACGATGCCATTGTGATGACGGAGAATATCTATGTCCGCATCGAACAGGGAATGTCTCCGAAAGAGGCAGGTATAGACGGAGCGAAAGAGATCTTCTTCGCTGTTATTTCGACCACCATCACGTTGGTAGCGGTATTCTTCCCTATTGTGTTTATGGATGGTATGACCGGACGTTTGTTCCGGGAATTCAGTATGGTAATCTCGGGATCGGTGATCATCTCTTCTTTTGCCGCATTGACATTCACACCGATGCTTGCCACCAAACTGTTGGTGAAGCGCGAAAAGCAAAACTGGTTTTACCGGAAGACGGAACCGTTCTTTGAAGGTCTTAACCGGATTTACAGCCGTTCACTGGCGGCTTTTCTGCGGAAACGGTGGATTGCACTACCCTTCATTGCCCTGACCATTGGGATTATCGTTTTCCTCTGGGGATATATCCCGGCAGAAATGGCACCGCTGGAAGACCGTTCCCAAATCAGCATTAACACCCGCGGTGCGGAAGGTGCGACTTATGAATTCATCCGGGATTATACGGAAGA encodes:
- a CDS encoding efflux RND transporter permease subunit, whose protein sequence is MNISELSIRRPVLSTVLTIIILLFGFIGYSYLGVREYPSVDNPIISVSCSYPGANADVIENQITEPLEQNINGIPGIRSLSSTSQQGQSRITVEFELSVDLETAANDVRDKVSRAQRYLPRDCDPPTVSKADADAMPILMVGLQSDKRSLLELSEIADLTVKEQLQTISDVSSVSIWGEKRYSMRLWLDPIKMAGYGITPVDVKNAVDKENVELPSGSIEGNTVELTIRTLGLMHTAEEFNNLIIKEENNQIVRFSDIGRAELGPADIKSYMKMNGVPMVGVVVTPQPGANHIKIADAVYERMERMQKDLPEDVHYNYGFDNTKFIRASIDEVRQTVYEAFLLVIIIIFLFLRDWRVTLVPCIVIPVSLIGAFFVMYVAGFSINVLSMLAVVLSVGLVVDDAIVMTENIYVRIEQGMSPKEAGIDGAKEIFFAVISTTITLVAVFFPIVFMDGMTGRLFREFSMVISGSVIISSFAALTFTPMLATKLLVKREKQNWFYRKTEPFFEGLNRIYSRSLAAFLRKRWIALPFIALTIGIIVFLWGYIPAEMAPLEDRSQISINTRGAEGATYEFIRDYTEDITALVDSIIPDAESVTARVSSGSGNVRVTLKDMADRNYTQMDVAEQLSKAVQGKTMARSFVQQSSSFGGRRGGMPVQYVLQATNLEKLQEVLPKFMSKVYENPVFQMADVDLKFSKPESRININRDKASIMGVSTRNIAQTLQYGLSGQRMGYFYMNGKQYEILGEINRQQRNKPADLKAIYIRSDKGDMVQLDNLIELTDGIAPPKLYRYNRFVSATISAGLADGKTIGQGLDEMDKIAKETLDDTFRTALTGDSKEYRESSSSLMFAFILAILLIYLILAAQFESFKDPLIIMLTVPLAIAGALIFMHFGNITMNIFSQIGIIMLIGLVAKNGILIVEFANQKQAAGEDKLSAIKDASLQRLRPILMTSASTILGLIPLAFATGEGSNQRIAMGTAVVGGMLISTLLTMYIVPAIYSYISTNRKKEKDDEPKK
- a CDS encoding efflux RND transporter periplasmic adaptor subunit; protein product: MDKRIKWGIIILVGAGLIGGGIYSQMPKQNEDLAAADKVSQSQKKGKKILNVNARIIRPQLLTDAIQINGSLLPDEEVDLSFETSGKIIEINFEEGTTVKKGQLLAKVNDRQLQAQLQRLVSQLKLAEDRVFRQDALLKRDAVSKEALEQVRTELATLNADIEIVKANIALTELRAPFDGVIGLRQVSVGAYASPSTIVAKLTKISPLKVEFSVPERYAGQVKKGANLTFKLEGKLDEFDAKVYATESRLSDMHTLTIRALFPNANGAILPGRYASIHLKKDEIQDAIAIPSEAIVPEMGKDKVYLYKSGKAEPVDIATGIRTESEVQVVRGLEVGDTIITSGTLQLRTGLPVTLDNID
- a CDS encoding very short patch repair endonuclease — translated: MDIWDKNKRSAVMAKIKSKDTKPELIVRRYLYSRGYRYRKNVKGLPGTPDVVLRKYGLVIFVHGCFWHGHEVDSHLPHSNRDFWQKKIMRNKQRDERDRQALKRMGWKVMTIWECQLKPAIRKQTLLEMEYLINHSYLERFQRKAPVLYDRGGYEDIPGMAAEGAVEYKKSTPFGVIEKADE
- the pyrH gene encoding UMP kinase, yielding MAKYKRILLKLSGESLMGEKKSGIDEKRLAEYAAQIKEIHEQGVEIGIVIGGGNFFRGLTGAGKGFDRVKGDQMGMLATVMNSLALSSALVAAGEKARVLTAIRMEPIGEFYSKWKAIEYMEAGEIVIMSAGTGNPFFTTDTGSSLRGIEIEADVMLKGTRVDGIYTADPEKDPTATKFSDITYDEVLKRGLKVMDLTATCMCKENNLPIIVFDMDTVGNLKKVIMGEEIGTLVHN
- the frr gene encoding ribosome recycling factor, with amino-acid sequence MIDVKTCINDSQEKMDMAILYLEEALAHIRAGKASTRLLDGIRVDSYGSMVPISNVAAVTTPDARSITIKPWDKSMFRVIEKAIIDSDLGIMPENNGEIIRIGIPPLTEERRKQLAKQCKAEGETAKVSVRNARRDGIDALKKAVKDGLAEDEQKNAEAKLQKIHDKYIGQIDTLLAEKDKEIMTV
- a CDS encoding DUF4373 domain-containing protein; the encoded protein is MARARKQGLDYFPVDTNLMQNRSVRRIMKQEGDGAFTVLLSTLSYIYKEEGYYIHADSLFYIDLSTDFYEKNAEDVARIIRLAVKYELFNASLFEEYSILTSADIQRQYLTSTKRRKTSRIENDYCLLSDEELIHLQAKRGYAISKRITGKTDKENEVKVQNVTIIPQNVTSGTHSIAQNSIAKHSVAKNSKEFPLSVPPKGKVERKEERIYRKRLIDIRYHTYESFYQPPQKVTGMPYNSSG
- the rsgA gene encoding ribosome small subunit-dependent GTPase A, yielding MKGLVIKNTGSWYQVRTDDGQLIECKIKGNFRLKGIRSTNPVAVGDRVQIILNQEGTAFINEIEDRKNYIIRRSSNLSKQSHILAANLDQCMLVVTINYPETSTIFIDRFLASAEAYRVPVKLIFNKVDAYDSDELHYLDSLINLYTSIGYPCLKISAKKGEGIDLVKKELEGKITLFSGHSGVGKSTLINAILPEQEVKTAEISTYHNKGMHTTTFSEMFPVEGGGYIIDTPGIKGFGTFDMEEEEVGHYFPEIFKISADCKYNNCTHRHEPGCAVRDAVEKHFISESRYTSYLNMLEDKEEGKYRTAY